The Solea solea chromosome 19, fSolSol10.1, whole genome shotgun sequence genome has a window encoding:
- the tmem119b gene encoding transmembrane protein 119b has protein sequence MLPMALHQIGMCLVLCLSSSLATPQSLYSSLEGSADEEDLSSSASSMPTTSLFYEYHTTPVGHTLVETDFLSQVVNFLEENMLLILVTTSFTLLVFLAICGAIFMSRRRKVNAYYPSSFPTKMYVDHRDKTGGAKPFHEVPEKPSPKQESEPVDSHKQLQADIMRAAKSLRTPNKSADAAEGSENSQKVADRSPEDSLKPHGNILDQQLPRFPEEKAPCELSDNEAPTAGGGTEQIPPEQPRPEEDDSEQPQPDKDDSQAPLIGRSLRPSSLHIHNDSATLQLIEGEKTAF, from the coding sequence ATGCTCCCGATGGCCCTTCATCAGATTGGCATGTGCCTGGTGCTTTGCCTCAGCAGCAGTTTGGCTACACCTCAGTCTCTTTACAGTTCCCTAGAGGGAAGTGCAGATGAGGAAGACCTCAGTAGCTCTGCTTCCTCCATGCCCACCACCTCCCTTTTCTACGAGTACCACACCACACCTGTCGGCCACACCCTCGTGGAAACGGACTTCTTGAGCCAGGTTGTGAACTTTCTGGAGGAGAACATGCTCCTCATCCTCGTCACAACCTCTTTCACCCTCCTTGTCTTCCTCGCCATCTGTGGAGCCATATTCATGAGCCGCAGGAGAAAGGTCAATGCCTACTACCCTTCCTCCTTCCCTACAAAGATGTATGTGGACCACAGGGACAAAACTGGAGGAGCTAAGCCCTTTCATGAAGTGCCAGAAAAACCATCTCCTAAGCAGGAAAGTGAGCCAGTGGACTCTCACAAGCAGCTCCAAGCAGACATCATGAGGGCTGCCAAGAGCCTGCGCACGCCAAACAAATCTGCTGATGCCGCAGAAGGAAGTGAAAACAGTCAGAAAGTAGCAGACCGCAGTCCTGAAGACAGCCTTAAACCACATGGCAACATCCTGGATCAACAGCTACCACGTTTCCCCGAGGAGAAGGCGCCTTGTGAACTCTCCGACAACGAAGCACCCACAGCAGGAGGCGGCACAGAGCAGATTCCTCCAGAGCAGCCTCGACCAGAGGAAGATGATTCAGAGCAGCCTCAACCAGACAAAGATGATTCCCAGGCACCTTTGATTGGCAGGAGTCTCCGGCCCTCCTCTCTGCACATTCACAATGATTCTGCTACACTTCAGCTGATCGAAGGAGAGAAAACTGCTTTCTAA